A single region of the Vicia villosa cultivar HV-30 ecotype Madison, WI linkage group LG4, Vvil1.0, whole genome shotgun sequence genome encodes:
- the LOC131598005 gene encoding uncharacterized protein LOC131598005: protein MARPLAKICDINDSKELWKVSVRVHHKWKVVSNKREHFEMIFVDVSGGDIHVVVPAPHVSLFSEKMALDHSYTVSNFKVQANVAAFRPSSHKFMLKFTAGTTVTDDNNAEIPPKPLVFTKFTDIINGNFNKDVLIDVIGMVESIGYSQTTSGARKQQINMMLRDDGWHSLYYFFSENTINCTLWESYAEQFMKFKQERGDDSGPMFVMLQYAKVKEQGKFPLSVSNTFNVTVLGLNTDLPPMKEFIERFPKDSMITLSGQEGSNSQLSAQYSENQQLTPIQKLLSKAVIMPIGDIIKLRTITFCATVGETKMPVASPYGWYYRGCHACSCIARGDRPPFECEAGHFTEDRECELLLGLSASQLRHSMIKAGIHDPLEFPLALDQMLDCKMAFKVKWQPRWKNASVVMLLKNDPFVKELADQFDTDEMKQPGVEATTTVRSEPNFVVDLDVSSTHSTDPLTPTGKRHFPGASSESTTSDATCDGELSSNKLKKIIKLEKID, encoded by the exons ATGGCAAGACCATTAGCAAAAATATGTGACATCAATGACAGCAAAGAACTTTGGAAAGTTTCTGTTCGTGTGCACCACAAATGGAAAGTTGTTTCGAACAAGAGGgagcattttgagatgatttttgTTGATGTATCG ggTGGTGACATACATGTTGTTGTTCCTGCACCGCATGTATCTCTATTTTCTGAAAAAATGGCCTTGGATCATAGTTACACTGTTTCCAATTTTAAGGTTCAGGCTAATGTTGCGGCTTTCAGACCTTCGTCTCATAAGTTTATGTTGAAGTTTACCGCCGGCACAACGGTTACGGATGATAACAATGCGGAAATACCGCCAAAACCGCTGGTGTTTACTAAATTTACTGATATAATAAACGGCAACTTTAACAAGGATGTGCTAATAG ATGTCATTGGTATGGTGGAAAGTATTGGGTATTCTCAGACCACATCAGGTGCCCGGAAGCAGCAGATTAACATGATGTTGCGGGACGACGg ATGGCATAGTTTGTATTATTTCTTCAGTGAGAATACTATCAATTGCACGCTTTGGGAATCCTATGCTGAACAATTCATGAAGTTCAAGCAGGAGCGCGGAGATGATTCTGGGCCTATGTTTGTCATGCTCCAATATGCTAAAGTCAAGGAACAGG GAAAGTTTCCACTGTCCGTGTCAAACACGTTTAATGTCACCGTGCTTGGTCTGAATACCGATTTGCCGCCGATGAAAGAATTTATAGAAAG ATTTCCGAAGGATTCCATGATTACGTTGTCTGGGCAGGAGGGTTCCAATTCCCAGCTTTCGGCACAGTACTCTGAAAATCAACAGTTGACTCCTATTCAGAAATTGCTTTCAAAGGCCGTTATAATGCCTATTGGGGATATCATAAAACTTAGAACT ATTACATTTTGTGCGACTGTTGGAGAAACTAAAATGCCGGTGGCCTCTCCGTATGGCTGGTATTATCGTGGTTGTCATGCTTGCTCATGTATTGCGCGTGGTGACAGACCTCCGTTTGAGTGTGAGGCTGGACATTTCACTGAG GACCGAGAGTGTGAGTTACTTTTGGGATTGTCTGCTTCTCAGCTGCGTCATTCAATGATTAAG GCTGGCATTCATGATCCCTTGGAATTCCCACTGGCATTGGATCAGATGTTGGATTGCAAGATGGCTTTCAAAGTTAAGTGGCAACCACGGTGGAAGAATGCCTCGGTCGTTATGCTATTGAAGAATGACCCTTTTGTGAAAGAGCTTGCTGATCAGTTTGACACAGATGAA ATGAAACAACCCGGTGTTGAAGCAACGACCACTGTTCGATCCGAACCCAATTTTGTCGTT GATCTTGATGTGAGTTCGACGCACAGCACAGATCCACTTACTCCTACTGGAAAAAGACACTTTCCAGGCGCATCAAGCGAGTCAACCACCTCGGATGCCACTTGTGATGGAGAACTTTCATCAAACAAGCTCAAGAAAATTATAAAACTAGAGAAGATAGATTAG